Proteins from one Polynucleobacter wuianus genomic window:
- a CDS encoding YebC/PmpR family DNA-binding transcriptional regulator, with protein sequence MAGHSKWANIQHRKGRQDEKRGKIWTKLIKEITVAAKLGGGDLATNPRLRLAVDKAKDSNMPNDNVQRAIQRGTGTLEGVSYEEIRYEGYGMNGAAIIVDCLTDNRTRTVAEVRHAFNKNGGNMGTEGSVAFLFKHCGQMLFAPGTSEDQLMEVALDAGADDVITHDDGSLEVLTPVTDFPKVQDAITKAGLKAELATVAMRPETEIALEGDQAESMQKLLDALENLDDVQEVFTNAAL encoded by the coding sequence GGCCACTCGAAATGGGCCAATATTCAGCACCGCAAAGGTCGTCAAGACGAAAAACGCGGCAAGATTTGGACCAAACTCATTAAAGAAATTACCGTCGCCGCCAAACTTGGTGGTGGCGACCTTGCTACTAATCCACGCCTACGCTTAGCCGTTGATAAAGCAAAAGACTCGAATATGCCGAACGATAACGTGCAAAGAGCGATTCAACGCGGCACTGGCACCTTGGAAGGCGTGAGCTACGAAGAGATTCGCTATGAAGGCTATGGCATGAATGGCGCTGCGATCATTGTGGATTGCTTAACAGATAACCGCACTCGCACCGTCGCAGAAGTGCGCCATGCCTTTAATAAAAATGGTGGCAACATGGGAACTGAGGGTTCGGTTGCTTTCTTATTTAAGCATTGCGGTCAAATGTTATTTGCCCCCGGAACAAGCGAAGATCAACTCATGGAAGTCGCTTTAGATGCTGGTGCTGATGATGTCATCACTCATGATGATGGGTCTTTAGAAGTTCTAACTCCCGTGACAGATTTTCCTAAGGTGCAAGATGCGATTACTAAAGCGGGCTTGAAAGCAGAACTTGCTACTGTGGCTATGCGTCCTGAGACGGAGATAGCATTGGAAGGCGATCAAGCAGAGAGCATGCAGAAACTACTCGATGCCCTTGAAAACCTTGATGACGTACAAGAAGTATTTACCAACGCCGCTCTTTAA
- the purD gene encoding phosphoribosylamine--glycine ligase, whose translation MKILLVGSGGREHALAWKLAQSPQVQTVYVAPGNGGTATAKQATAGIENLPITGLQELADFAKREKIHLTVVGPEAPLAAGIVDVFRNNSLRIFGPTQLAAQLESSKDFSKAFMKRHGIPTADYQTFSNALEAHAYIDAKGAPIVIKADGLAAGKGVVVAMSLEEAHAAVDMMLADNKLGNAGARVVIEEFLTGEEASFIVLVDGKNVLALATSQDHKRLLDADQGPNTGGMGAYSPAPVVTPEIHARALREVIMPTVKGMEADGLPYTGFLYAGLMIAPDGKIKTLEFNCRMGDPETQPIMARLRSDLVNALDHAVDGKLNEVELEWDRRTALGVVLAAHNYPDTPRNGDVITGIPADTEDQITFHAGTKLQDGKLVTSGGRVMCVVGLADTVRGAQQKAYDAINKIQFDGMQYRKDIGYRAI comes from the coding sequence ATGAAAATTCTTCTCGTTGGATCTGGTGGACGTGAACATGCATTAGCCTGGAAATTAGCGCAATCCCCTCAAGTACAAACTGTCTATGTAGCTCCAGGCAATGGCGGCACTGCCACCGCCAAACAGGCTACTGCAGGTATTGAAAATTTACCGATCACTGGCTTACAAGAATTAGCAGATTTTGCAAAGCGCGAAAAGATTCACTTAACAGTGGTTGGTCCAGAGGCTCCTTTAGCAGCAGGTATTGTGGATGTGTTCCGCAATAATAGCTTGCGCATTTTTGGGCCCACCCAACTTGCTGCCCAATTGGAGTCCTCAAAAGACTTTTCCAAAGCATTTATGAAACGTCATGGAATTCCAACCGCAGACTACCAAACATTTTCAAACGCATTAGAAGCACATGCTTATATTGATGCTAAAGGTGCACCAATTGTGATTAAGGCAGATGGTTTAGCAGCAGGTAAAGGCGTTGTCGTGGCTATGAGCTTAGAAGAGGCTCACGCTGCCGTAGATATGATGCTGGCCGACAACAAACTCGGCAATGCTGGTGCACGCGTCGTAATTGAAGAATTTCTAACTGGCGAAGAAGCCAGCTTTATTGTGCTCGTTGATGGAAAAAATGTTTTGGCTTTAGCAACCAGTCAAGATCACAAGCGTTTGTTAGATGCAGACCAGGGCCCAAACACTGGTGGCATGGGCGCTTACTCCCCTGCCCCTGTTGTCACACCTGAAATTCATGCGCGTGCATTACGTGAAGTCATCATGCCGACCGTGAAAGGCATGGAGGCTGATGGTTTGCCATATACCGGCTTCCTCTATGCAGGGCTCATGATTGCTCCAGATGGCAAGATCAAAACCCTTGAGTTTAATTGCCGCATGGGTGATCCAGAAACACAACCCATCATGGCGCGCCTTCGTAGCGACCTCGTGAACGCTCTCGACCATGCGGTAGATGGCAAATTAAACGAAGTGGAGCTTGAATGGGATCGCCGTACAGCATTAGGCGTTGTGCTTGCTGCACACAACTATCCAGATACGCCACGCAATGGTGATGTCATTACTGGCATCCCAGCTGATACCGAAGATCAAATTACTTTCCATGCGGGAACTAAATTACAAGACGGGAAATTAGTTACTTCAGGTGGACGGGTCATGTGCGTTGTCGGCTTAGCAGATACCGTTCGTGGCGCCCAACAAAAAGCCTACGATGCTATTAACAAAATCCAGTTTGACGGCATGCAATATCGCAAAGATATTGGCTACCGCGCCATTTAA
- the hemF gene encoding oxygen-dependent coproporphyrinogen oxidase gives MDIAALKDYFLSLQDRITNAMSALDGKAFVADEWHKPEDSKLKGYGRTCILDGGNILEKGGVGFSHVRGDQMPPSASHHRPEVAGRSFEAMGVSLVFHPNNPKVPTTHMNVRCFIAQAPDKEPVWWFGGGFDLTPYYGVDEDCKHFHQTAKDALDPFGSELYPRFKKWCDEYFYLKHREEPRGIGGVFFDDFNELGFEKSFAMTRAVGDAFINAYLPIVERRYKDAFTAEEKSFQEYRRGRYVEYNLIFDRGTIFGLHSGGRTESILMSMPPVVQWWYNWQPKLGTPEAKLYDYYLKPRDWLV, from the coding sequence ATCGATATTGCAGCGCTTAAAGATTATTTCTTAAGCTTACAAGATCGCATCACCAATGCAATGAGTGCATTAGATGGCAAAGCCTTTGTTGCTGATGAATGGCATAAGCCCGAAGACAGCAAACTAAAGGGTTATGGTCGTACCTGCATTTTGGATGGTGGCAATATTTTAGAAAAAGGCGGGGTAGGTTTCTCCCACGTTCGTGGCGATCAAATGCCTCCCTCAGCATCCCATCATCGCCCTGAAGTAGCTGGACGCAGCTTTGAAGCAATGGGCGTATCACTAGTTTTCCACCCAAATAACCCTAAAGTTCCAACCACCCACATGAATGTGCGCTGCTTTATCGCACAGGCGCCTGACAAAGAACCCGTATGGTGGTTTGGTGGTGGTTTTGACCTCACCCCGTATTACGGCGTGGATGAAGATTGCAAGCACTTTCATCAAACCGCTAAAGATGCTCTTGATCCGTTTGGGTCGGAACTCTACCCTCGATTTAAAAAATGGTGCGACGAATATTTTTACTTAAAGCATCGCGAAGAGCCTCGGGGTATTGGCGGCGTCTTCTTTGATGACTTCAACGAACTTGGTTTCGAAAAAAGCTTTGCCATGACACGCGCAGTGGGTGATGCATTTATTAATGCCTATCTACCAATTGTTGAGCGGCGCTACAAAGACGCCTTTACCGCAGAAGAAAAGTCCTTCCAAGAATATCGTCGTGGACGTTATGTAGAGTACAACCTGATATTTGACCGTGGCACGATCTTTGGCTTGCACTCTGGTGGTCGCACCGAATCGATCTTGATGTCGATGCCTCCGGTAGTTCAGTGGTGGTACAACTGGCAGCCTAAGCTTGGTACACCAGAAGCTAAGCTGTATGACTACTACCTTAAGCCGCGCGACTGGTTAGTTTGA
- a CDS encoding nicotinate-nucleotide adenylyltransferase — protein sequence MNTRKKIGLLGGTFDPPHIGHLKLASHFAKVLNLDAILLIPSGEPWQKDAAITPAEIRLQLTEAAGIDLARALLYLKIPTQVGIDRIEVDRAGPSYAIDTAVALRERFGPDASLVWLMGADSLLNLPTWHAWEDLIHYLNFAVASRPNCDLDAEINPATKQLLEKHQTKEPNALENCASGLIYIDDSLAVDLSSTDLRNRLKTSTRNTIASEQIPSHTLEIITNLGLYQ from the coding sequence TTGAATACCCGCAAAAAAATTGGCCTGCTCGGTGGCACTTTTGATCCACCGCATATTGGTCACCTTAAGCTTGCAAGCCATTTTGCAAAAGTCTTGAACTTAGATGCCATACTGTTAATACCCAGTGGCGAGCCATGGCAAAAAGATGCTGCAATTACTCCCGCAGAAATTCGCCTTCAACTAACTGAAGCGGCTGGCATTGATTTAGCAAGAGCACTGTTGTATCTCAAGATCCCAACTCAGGTAGGCATCGATCGTATTGAAGTTGATCGTGCAGGACCAAGTTATGCAATTGATACTGCTGTAGCCTTAAGAGAACGTTTTGGTCCTGATGCTAGCCTCGTTTGGTTAATGGGCGCTGATTCGCTACTGAATCTACCTACTTGGCACGCATGGGAAGATCTCATTCACTATCTAAATTTTGCAGTGGCGAGTAGACCGAACTGTGACCTAGATGCCGAAATAAACCCTGCAACCAAGCAATTGCTCGAAAAGCATCAAACTAAAGAGCCCAATGCTCTTGAAAATTGCGCTTCCGGCCTCATTTATATTGATGACAGTCTTGCAGTAGACCTATCCTCTACTGATCTCAGAAACCGCCTCAAAACCTCTACTCGCAATACCATTGCGTCAGAACAAATTCCTTCTCATACCCTAGAAATCATTACGAATCTGGGCTTGTACCAGTAA
- the rlmH gene encoding 23S rRNA (pseudouridine(1915)-N(3))-methyltransferase RlmH encodes MRLTIVSVGHKMPDWVATATHDYIKRMPADCSIEIKEIKPDLTPAKEAVKILAAIPKGSRIIALDERGKDQTTQNLATQLASWRQEGFDITFLIGGADGLDTSLKSNAQAMWRLSSLTLPHAMARVLLVEQLYRAWTILQGHPYHRE; translated from the coding sequence ATGCGCTTAACCATTGTCTCAGTTGGTCATAAAATGCCAGATTGGGTTGCCACTGCAACCCATGATTACATCAAGCGCATGCCAGCAGATTGCAGTATTGAAATCAAAGAAATTAAGCCCGATCTCACTCCTGCAAAAGAAGCCGTTAAGATCTTGGCCGCCATCCCCAAAGGTTCAAGAATCATCGCGCTCGATGAACGTGGCAAAGATCAAACCACCCAGAACCTAGCTACCCAACTAGCAAGCTGGCGTCAAGAGGGTTTTGATATCACCTTTTTGATTGGCGGAGCCGATGGCTTAGATACCAGCCTAAAATCGAATGCGCAAGCGATGTGGCGACTCTCTAGTCTCACCCTACCTCATGCGATGGCTAGAGTTCTGTTGGTAGAGCAGCTTTATCGTGCCTGGACGATACTGCAAGGCCATCCCTACCACCGTGAGTAA
- a CDS encoding Maf family protein: MSKVLHSFIYLASQSPRRQELLTQIGVRFELLLARAGEDTESIEIPLPNEKVRTYVERVTLVKSAVALERWKKSGLAWAPILCADTTVSLPNSAKGEILGKPADVVDAERILRMLSGKSHEVLTAVALTVKPDESPMHLVQISEVQFAELSDAQIQAYIATKEPFGKAGAYGIQGGASAFIPSIQGSYSGIMGLPLYETTQLLKRAQVNCI, translated from the coding sequence GTGAGTAAAGTTTTGCATTCATTTATTTACCTTGCCTCTCAAAGTCCTCGCCGTCAAGAGCTCTTAACGCAAATTGGCGTGCGATTTGAATTGCTTCTTGCTCGAGCGGGTGAAGACACCGAAAGTATTGAAATACCTCTGCCCAATGAAAAAGTACGCACCTATGTTGAGCGAGTCACCTTAGTTAAAAGTGCAGTTGCACTGGAGCGCTGGAAAAAAAGTGGTTTAGCTTGGGCCCCCATTCTGTGTGCAGACACCACCGTTAGCCTACCCAATAGTGCTAAAGGGGAAATTCTAGGCAAGCCTGCAGATGTCGTGGATGCAGAGCGCATCTTAAGAATGCTCAGCGGCAAATCCCACGAAGTACTAACTGCTGTTGCACTCACCGTTAAACCGGATGAATCACCTATGCATCTTGTCCAGATATCAGAAGTACAGTTTGCCGAACTCTCTGATGCTCAAATCCAGGCTTACATCGCCACCAAAGAACCTTTTGGCAAGGCTGGGGCCTATGGAATTCAAGGTGGCGCTAGCGCATTCATCCCCTCGATTCAGGGTAGCTATAGCGGTATCATGGGGCTACCCCTCTATGAAACTACTCAATTACTGAAACGCGCTCAAGTCAATTGCATATGA
- the rng gene encoding ribonuclease G — MNEEILINITPQETRVALIQQGAVQELQIERTRQRGIVGNIYLAKVVRVLPGMQSAFIEIGLDRTAFMHVADITQSNPQPQIEKLLFEGQTILVQALKDPLGTKGARLTTQLSIAGRNLVYLPPAGTDIATEKYIGVSQRIDQPEEREAIKARLAGLMAEDEKGGIIVRTSAQDASDTELQNDMRYLRTTWENIREAMKHKAAPSLLYQDLSLAERVLRDVAGEETTQIRVDSAENFEKLKGFANLYMPNLLGKLTLHRGERALFDLFDVDAEINKALGRRVDLKSGGYLMIDQTESMTTIDVNTGSYVGARNLDDTVFKTNLEAAQAIARQLRLRNLGGIIIIDFIDMIGKDHQESVLHELKRNLERDHARTSVSEFSALGLVEMTRKRTRESLAHITCEPCATCMGKGEIKTAQTICYEILREIVREHRQFNPREFRIVAAPDVIDLFLEEENQFLAQLGDFIGKPITLQAEGSFRQEQYDIVLS, encoded by the coding sequence ATGAATGAAGAAATCCTGATCAACATCACTCCGCAAGAAACGCGGGTTGCCTTAATTCAGCAAGGCGCCGTCCAAGAGCTTCAAATTGAGAGAACTCGTCAACGCGGTATCGTTGGTAATATTTATCTAGCAAAAGTAGTGCGTGTATTGCCTGGCATGCAGTCTGCCTTTATTGAGATTGGTTTAGATCGCACTGCTTTTATGCACGTTGCCGATATCACTCAAAGTAATCCTCAGCCTCAAATTGAAAAACTGTTGTTTGAAGGTCAAACCATATTAGTGCAGGCTTTAAAAGATCCGCTAGGCACCAAAGGTGCAAGACTCACCACACAATTAAGTATTGCCGGCCGTAATTTGGTTTATTTACCTCCCGCTGGTACTGATATAGCTACTGAGAAATATATTGGCGTGTCTCAACGCATTGATCAACCAGAAGAACGTGAGGCGATCAAAGCGCGTTTAGCAGGCCTTATGGCCGAAGATGAAAAGGGCGGCATTATTGTACGCACCAGCGCCCAAGATGCCTCAGATACTGAACTACAGAATGACATGCGTTATCTCAGAACCACTTGGGAAAATATCCGCGAGGCCATGAAACATAAAGCGGCACCTAGCTTGTTATACCAAGACCTCAGTCTAGCTGAACGGGTATTGCGTGACGTTGCGGGCGAGGAAACAACCCAAATTCGAGTGGACTCTGCAGAGAATTTTGAGAAGCTCAAAGGCTTTGCCAATCTGTACATGCCTAATCTCTTGGGTAAACTGACCTTGCACCGTGGTGAGCGCGCCCTCTTTGATTTATTTGACGTTGATGCTGAAATCAACAAAGCCCTAGGTCGACGTGTTGATCTCAAATCCGGTGGCTATTTAATGATCGATCAAACAGAGTCGATGACCACGATTGACGTGAATACCGGAAGTTATGTGGGTGCACGCAATCTAGACGACACTGTTTTCAAAACTAACTTAGAAGCTGCTCAGGCAATTGCCCGTCAGCTGAGACTGCGCAATCTGGGCGGCATCATCATTATTGATTTCATTGACATGATTGGCAAAGATCATCAAGAATCTGTCTTACATGAACTGAAACGCAATCTAGAGCGTGATCATGCACGCACCTCTGTGAGTGAATTCTCGGCATTAGGACTAGTAGAAATGACTCGCAAGCGCACCCGTGAGTCGCTTGCCCATATCACCTGCGAGCCCTGCGCTACTTGTATGGGCAAAGGTGAAATTAAAACTGCTCAAACGATCTGCTATGAAATCTTGCGTGAAATTGTGCGTGAGCATCGCCAATTTAACCCACGAGAATTTCGGATCGTGGCTGCACCAGATGTCATTGACCTCTTTCTTGAAGAAGAAAATCAATTCTTGGCACAGTTAGGCGACTTTATTGGCAAACCTATTACCCTTCAAGCAGAGGGTAGCTTTCGCCAAGAACAATACGATATTGTTCTTAGCTAA
- the msbA gene encoding lipid A export permease/ATP-binding protein MsbA has protein sequence MNAQDRTALNRLITYLKPHMGLIIGSLVAMAFVAGAETSIPALMKPLLDRGFTGQLNSKLWQVPVFLVGLALVRSLAQFLSNYLLTRVINAVLLKLREQMFQTLLHASTTFFQKNSASNLINAVVFEVNNVLSIMGGMLISLVRDSLTVVGLMGYLIYLNWKLTLVVLFIFPVIALIMSKINRRLRSLNREQQNLTSELAYIVEESSAGYKIVKVHGAQEYEMNRFMQKAERLRQFALKSAVAGGLNQPITQLIASMALSIVLVIALMQSATEGTTVGGFAAFITAMMLVISPLKHLADINQPLQRGLTAAEMIFGLMDQPFEEDEDRKQNMKSLEKAKGAIRFEKVGFSYQQEVGRKDALVDINLTIKPGEIVAFVGPSGGGKSTLVNLLPRFFKPTSGHIYLDDLPLEDIVLADVRKQLAFVSQDVILFNDTIAANVAYGAVNEEGIDRGRVIEALEAANLSSLIRELPEGIDSMVGDNGNRLSGGQRQRLAIARAIYKNAPILILDEATSALDSESERQVQDALERLMAGRTTLVIAHRLSTIEHADRIVVLEHGKIVENGSHEELIQKDGLYANLHRIQFSNA, from the coding sequence ATGAATGCTCAAGACCGGACCGCTCTAAATCGCTTAATTACCTATCTCAAGCCCCATATGGGCTTGATTATTGGCTCTCTGGTAGCCATGGCTTTTGTCGCTGGGGCTGAGACTTCGATCCCTGCCTTGATGAAGCCATTATTGGACCGAGGGTTTACGGGCCAGCTTAATAGCAAGCTGTGGCAGGTACCAGTCTTTTTGGTTGGTCTAGCCCTGGTCAGAAGTTTGGCCCAGTTTTTATCAAATTATTTACTCACTCGAGTTATCAATGCGGTGCTTCTCAAATTGCGCGAGCAAATGTTCCAAACCTTGTTGCATGCCAGCACTACTTTTTTTCAGAAGAACTCCGCATCCAACTTAATTAATGCTGTCGTATTTGAAGTGAACAATGTTTTATCAATTATGGGTGGAATGCTCATTAGTTTAGTGCGTGACTCTCTCACTGTAGTGGGATTGATGGGTTACTTGATTTACCTCAACTGGAAATTAACTTTAGTTGTTTTATTTATTTTTCCAGTTATCGCTTTGATTATGAGCAAGATTAATCGACGCCTAAGATCACTGAATCGCGAACAGCAAAATCTGACCAGCGAATTAGCCTATATTGTTGAAGAGTCTTCTGCAGGTTACAAAATTGTCAAAGTGCATGGCGCACAAGAATATGAAATGAATCGCTTTATGCAAAAGGCAGAACGTCTGCGTCAGTTTGCATTGAAGTCAGCAGTAGCGGGCGGTTTAAATCAGCCTATTACTCAGCTGATAGCTTCTATGGCGCTATCCATCGTGCTAGTGATTGCCCTGATGCAGTCTGCTACAGAGGGTACTACGGTTGGAGGTTTTGCGGCATTTATTACCGCAATGATGTTGGTGATCTCTCCATTAAAACACCTTGCTGATATCAATCAGCCATTGCAGCGCGGACTTACTGCGGCAGAGATGATTTTCGGTTTAATGGATCAGCCTTTTGAAGAGGATGAGGATCGCAAGCAGAACATGAAGTCTTTGGAGAAAGCGAAAGGCGCGATTCGTTTTGAAAAGGTTGGATTCTCGTACCAGCAAGAGGTGGGGCGAAAAGATGCTTTGGTGGACATTAATCTCACCATTAAGCCTGGGGAAATAGTTGCATTTGTGGGGCCTTCGGGTGGAGGTAAATCAACCTTGGTGAATTTACTGCCGCGATTTTTTAAACCTACAAGCGGGCATATTTATTTAGATGATCTTCCGCTAGAAGATATCGTTCTTGCTGATGTTCGTAAGCAATTGGCTTTTGTCAGCCAAGATGTCATTTTGTTTAACGATACGATTGCAGCAAACGTGGCTTATGGCGCAGTGAATGAAGAGGGTATTGATCGCGGCCGTGTGATAGAGGCCTTGGAAGCTGCAAATCTCAGCAGCTTGATTCGAGAGCTTCCTGAGGGTATTGATTCTATGGTGGGTGATAACGGCAATCGTTTATCTGGTGGTCAACGTCAGCGCTTAGCCATTGCTCGGGCGATTTACAAGAATGCACCAATCCTAATTTTGGATGAGGCGACTTCTGCTTTGGATTCAGAATCAGAGCGCCAAGTACAGGATGCCTTAGAGCGATTGATGGCTGGTAGAACCACTTTGGTTATTGCTCATCGACTTTCAACGATTGAGCATGCGGATCGTATTGTGGTTCTTGAGCATGGAAAGATTGTGGAAAACGGCTCTCACGAAGAGTTAATTCAGAAAGATGGCTTATATGCCAACTTACACCGCATTCAATTTTCAAACGCCTAG
- a CDS encoding glycosyltransferase family 2 protein: MPTLSVILITRNEEANLDDCLASLEGIAQQVVVVDTNSSDRTIEIAQNYGATIAQPSDWPGFGPQKNRALDLATGEWVLSLDADERLTSALRSEILTAIHHSAHVDCFAIPRLSWYCGRFIRHSGWSPDYVDRLFRRGTAKFSDDLVHERLIPNGSVARLENPMLHYSFMNYAQVLQKLDRYSTASAEQAFAKGKTSNPLKAVLHGAWAFFRTYIIRAGFLDGGQGFTLAVSNAQGTYYRYIKLWHLNQEASK; the protein is encoded by the coding sequence ATGCCCACCTTATCAGTCATACTCATCACCCGCAATGAAGAGGCCAATTTAGACGACTGTCTAGCCTCACTGGAAGGCATTGCCCAGCAGGTAGTCGTAGTCGACACCAATAGCTCAGACCGCACCATAGAAATTGCCCAAAACTATGGGGCAACCATTGCACAACCCTCTGATTGGCCCGGTTTTGGCCCCCAAAAGAACCGTGCCTTAGACTTGGCGACTGGTGAGTGGGTTTTATCCCTAGATGCCGACGAGCGGCTCACCTCTGCCCTCAGATCTGAAATCTTGACGGCTATTCACCATAGCGCCCATGTTGATTGTTTTGCGATTCCAAGGTTATCTTGGTACTGTGGCCGCTTTATTCGTCACTCTGGATGGAGTCCGGATTATGTAGATCGCCTTTTTAGGCGAGGCACCGCAAAATTCTCCGATGATTTGGTGCATGAGCGACTCATCCCCAATGGATCTGTCGCCAGACTAGAAAATCCTATGCTCCACTACAGCTTTATGAATTACGCACAAGTATTGCAAAAGCTGGATCGCTACTCAACCGCATCTGCAGAGCAGGCCTTTGCCAAAGGCAAAACGAGCAACCCACTTAAGGCAGTCTTACATGGTGCCTGGGCCTTTTTTAGAACTTACATTATTCGCGCTGGATTTTTAGACGGAGGTCAAGGCTTTACTCTTGCTGTATCAAATGCTCAGGGTACTTACTATCGCTACATTAAACTCTGGCACTTAAACCAGGAAGCAAGCAAATGA
- a CDS encoding glycosyltransferase family 2 protein, with translation MISILLATYNWPQALKLCLESLATQTDSDFEIIIADDGSTESTKQIIDTFKASHAMSITHLWQEDQGFRKTKILNQAIAASQGDYLVFLDGDCIVQPDFVERHRELAQKGYLVTGSRVLLNEKLTQDLLTWPTWDFKRFNSKLLGERLSGGINKYLPLVIKFGNGGWRDYKKFVWRRIKGCNMACWKADAQAIDGFDETMTGWGHEDADFILRLQRHHIKRKSGSWATEVLHLFHKIHDQSNAAENARRVREKILAKAM, from the coding sequence ATGATTTCGATTTTGCTGGCTACCTACAACTGGCCGCAAGCACTCAAGCTCTGCCTAGAATCATTAGCCACCCAAACAGATTCAGATTTTGAAATCATCATCGCCGATGATGGCTCAACCGAAAGCACCAAGCAAATCATTGATACATTTAAAGCTTCGCACGCCATGTCAATTACCCATCTCTGGCAGGAAGACCAAGGCTTTCGTAAAACCAAAATTCTGAATCAGGCAATAGCCGCTTCTCAAGGCGACTACTTAGTTTTCTTAGATGGTGATTGTATTGTTCAGCCCGATTTTGTAGAGCGTCATCGTGAGCTCGCCCAAAAAGGATATCTCGTTACCGGTAGCCGAGTTTTGCTGAATGAAAAACTTACTCAAGACTTGCTTACCTGGCCTACCTGGGACTTTAAACGCTTTAACTCCAAACTCTTAGGTGAGCGTTTGAGTGGTGGCATCAATAAATACCTGCCCCTCGTAATTAAATTTGGTAATGGTGGTTGGCGCGACTATAAGAAATTTGTTTGGCGGCGCATCAAGGGCTGTAATATGGCCTGCTGGAAAGCGGATGCACAAGCGATTGATGGCTTTGATGAAACCATGACTGGCTGGGGTCATGAGGATGCTGACTTTATATTACGCTTACAGCGTCATCACATCAAACGCAAGTCTGGATCATGGGCCACTGAGGTGCTCCATCTCTTTCACAAAATTCATGATCAAAGCAATGCTGCTGAGAATGCTCGACGTGTGCGTGAGAAGATTTTGGCAAAGGCGATGTAA
- a CDS encoding glycosyltransferase family 9 protein, protein MSNFSTLKPKKVLFIATRQIGDVLVTTPLISKARELWPDAEFHFLGYKGKLDMLKGNPEIAQVIETSDRPGFGEYLALFNKLFQRYDLALVTQPSDRAYLYGLVAAFHRVGILGGHPQGMANDKSKQQNAWKKFISMYTVDVDYFSQHVITEKLRLLEVFFRNPSELFSKPITVTPPIGEPLTPIIAGELTQPYVVIHPGPLTAYKRWPLAHWQHLITYLAKRGYQVVLSASPAKQDLQLNHDILSLLDEEVRKQVINTAGKLSIPQAGSLLRGAVLYIGVDTSITHLAAACNTPTITLFGATPPSNFGPWPNGFIGKQPYQLRARSQTVGNITILQGPGECVPCRKAGCLDRADSNSECLDLLEPAQVIEAIETVLVNN, encoded by the coding sequence ATGAGCAACTTCTCTACTCTCAAACCTAAAAAAGTCTTATTTATTGCCACACGGCAAATCGGTGACGTGCTGGTTACTACCCCCTTAATTAGTAAGGCACGTGAGCTTTGGCCTGATGCTGAGTTTCATTTTCTGGGCTACAAGGGCAAGCTGGACATGCTCAAAGGTAATCCAGAGATCGCTCAAGTGATTGAGACTTCCGATCGCCCTGGCTTTGGTGAATATCTTGCTCTATTCAACAAACTGTTTCAACGCTATGACCTTGCGTTAGTCACTCAGCCGAGTGATCGCGCTTATTTATACGGTTTAGTAGCCGCTTTTCATCGAGTTGGCATCTTGGGTGGGCATCCGCAAGGAATGGCCAATGATAAGTCTAAGCAGCAAAATGCTTGGAAGAAATTCATTTCTATGTATACCGTTGATGTAGATTATTTTTCACAGCACGTGATTACAGAGAAGTTGCGCCTACTCGAAGTCTTCTTCAGAAATCCGAGCGAATTATTCTCAAAACCGATTACCGTCACCCCGCCAATTGGTGAGCCGTTGACGCCAATCATTGCCGGTGAACTCACTCAACCTTATGTAGTGATTCATCCTGGGCCGCTGACTGCATATAAGCGTTGGCCACTTGCTCATTGGCAGCATCTCATCACTTATTTGGCAAAGCGTGGCTATCAAGTAGTGCTGAGTGCATCTCCTGCTAAACAAGATTTACAACTCAATCACGACATTCTGTCTTTGCTAGACGAAGAGGTTCGTAAGCAAGTAATTAATACAGCAGGAAAACTGTCGATTCCTCAAGCGGGATCTTTACTGCGCGGTGCAGTACTTTATATTGGCGTCGATACCTCCATTACCCATTTAGCTGCGGCTTGTAATACTCCAACCATTACTTTATTTGGCGCGACACCACCAAGCAATTTTGGACCATGGCCCAATGGCTTTATTGGTAAACAGCCTTACCAATTGCGCGCTCGCTCGCAAACTGTTGGCAACATCACCATCTTGCAAGGTCCCGGTGAATGTGTGCCCTGTCGCAAAGCGGGGTGCCTAGATCGTGCTGACAGCAATAGTGAGTGTTTAGATTTATTAGAACCTGCTCAAGTAATTGAAGCAATAGAGACAGTCTTAGTTAACAACTAA